Part of the Caldanaerobius fijiensis DSM 17918 genome is shown below.
GCTGGCCGTATAAGGAAGCGAGCAGGATGATCTTTGCTGCGGTGTGGAACAGCATAGAGAGCGCCTACAACGTCTCAACCTACGATGAACTGCCGTCCAAGTACGTTGACGATATACTGAGAATGATAGACGATTGGGAGCTGCCGGAATCCGTTAAGAAGCGGGTGGAAAGCAGCCTCAAGAAAAATTCTAAGGAGGTTGATGAGAATGGAAATGATTGATGTGTCGCTTTTAAGGGAGCATCCGAGAAACAGCGAGTTCTTTGACGACATTGAGGGAGACAGATGGAAGGAGTTTCTGGAGAGCATCAGGACGAGCGGCATAATCGTGCCGCTCATCGTGACCCGCGACTATTTGATCGTATCGGGCAACCAGCGGTACAGGGCTGCAAAGAAGCTGGGCTTGAAGCAGGTGCCGTGCGAGGTGAGAGACTACCACGACAAAAACGGCGTGCCTGCTGAGGACCTGATACTGAAGGACTTGATTGAGACGAACCTGCGTCAGAGAGGGCTTGGTAACCTGAACCCGATGAAGATGGCAAGATGTATTTTGGAGCTGGAAAGGATATACGGGATAAAGCACGGTGGAAGCCGAAAAGATGAAAACAATTATCAAGAGCTACCCGGTAGCTCTTGGATGAAATCACAATCGGACTTAGCGAAAGACATCGGTATAAGTGAAGCTAGACTAAAACAACTCAAGAAGCTCAACGATTTAATTCCCGAACTGCAGCGACTTGTAGAAGAGAGAAAGCTGTCGTCAAAGTCAGCTGAACAACTTGCATATCTGGATGAGGAGGTGCAGAGGCAGGTGGTATCCGTGCTGGGCGATGAGATTGGTAAAATGTCGCTGGAGCAGGCCAAAGCAATCCGAAAAGAAGCTGAAGAAAATATCCAGAGCTTAATCGAGGAACTCAACAGGGTGAAAGAGGAGAACGCACAGAGGGATATCGAGCTTCAAACCGTGCGTCAGGAGCTGATGAAAAAGGGCGATGAGTTGAAGCGCTATGAAAGCAAAACAATTGAAACCGAACAAAAGGTGAGGGAGCTGGAGCAATCGGAGGATGTCATCCCGGACAACGTGAGGCAGGAAATCGAAATGCTGAAGAAAAAACGCGATGAACTGCAGACGGAAATTGAAGAAGTGCAAAAAGAGATAGAACAGCTGAAAAAGACACTTGAGAAAAAGGACGAAAGCTACAACAAATTAAAAGCCGAATATGAAACCTTGAAATACCATTCGGAAAAAAAGTACGAACACAATATTTCAGGTAAGCCGGACTACGTGGATTACGCATACGCCGTGAGCGAGTTCCTGAAAAAGGTCTCACCGTACGTGTACTATGCTGACAAGTTTGCGGAGATGGACGATGAGGAAAGGGAGAAATGGCTGGAGAAGGCCGACTACGTGCAGATATGGGTTGACGACTTCAAAGCCGCTTTGAGAAAAAACAAAGGAGGTGGTAACCCTGCGAAAGTGATCTATCTTGAGAGAAACGACAAGGACCGTAAGGACTGATTTTCTGCAGAGATGAGTTTTTTGTACTAAAATCAATAATGTCGAAAACTTCAAGGGGAGGATGATAATTTATGGCTATAAAGATGGAGAACTGGATCGATATATATGCTTCAAGGCAGAGCGGAAAGATTTTAACAGGCACGCTGAGTGCCGTGGAAAGGGTAAAATGGGGCGATGAGGAGATACCCTGCGCCGTCGTGTTCTACAACGGCGTCAAAGTCATAATCCCGTTTTCAGAAATGAACGTGCGTGAGGATATACATGTCATAAGGAGTATGATGGGCGCTGAAATAGACTTCGTCGTGAGGGCCATAGACACGGAGAACGAGATGGCCATGGCCAGCAGGAAGTACGCCATGGAGCTGAGAAGGAAGCTGGAACTTCCGAAGCATAAAGAAGGCGACATAATACAGGTGAGGGTGGATGCCGTCGGCCGTGATGCCGTGTACGTCGAGGCCTACGGTATCGAAGCAAGGATACCGAAAAGCGAAGTTGACTACGGGTTTGTCAGGGACCTGTCGGAGTATGTGCAGGTGGGCGACAGGGTGCTGGCAAAGATAAAGAAGCTGGATTTGGAAAACGGAAAGATAACCCTGTCAATAAAGGAGACGAAACCCGATCCAAGAACGACGATAAAGAAGAAATATTCTGTCGGCGGCGAATACCTTGCGACGGTAACCGGTATGGACTACTACGGCGTGTTTGTCAATCTGGAACAGGGTGTAGATGCGCTGTGCGTGCTGCCCAACTGGTCGGATTTCAACGTCAGTCCGGGCGACAAACTGCTCGTGAAAATCACGAGGATAAACGAAAAGGAAGGGAAAATAACTGCGAAAATGGTGAGGGTGGTGAAGAGGGCGGTTTGATGCTGCCCTCTTTTTTGTGCCACGCGAAAATCAACCAAAGGGAGATGATACCGTGTATTTTACCCACAGGCAGAAACAGGCTTTAAACATAATCAAGGAATACGGCTGCGCAGGGAAAAACCAAATAAAGACACTCACAAAATGTGCGGATAAGGATATAAACATGCTCATATCGCAGAGATACGTCGAAAAACACGGCGATGTGCTGACGGTACCGGCGGGCAAACCGGACATAAGGACATTGATGTCCCTTGAGGTGCTCGTGCACTTTTCAAAGGATTTGAAGTGGCACGTGAAGGCCGACTTTCCGTACATAATCACGTTCCATGCGGGCGGAAAGGTGTACGATGTGACGGCGGTCACGGAGGAAGATGTGATACTGGGCCCGGCGATAGAGAGGGTCAGGACGGAAAACACGATCGTCGTGGTGCAAGACATCGATATCATAAACAGATTGAACATAAAACGAAATGTGCTGTACTGTACGGTTAAGCCAATAAAGTGGTACAGAAAAGAGGGACAGCACCCTTAATTTTGCTTCAAAAATGTCCGACAATGATTCACTTAAAAATGTCCGACACAAAATTAAAAAAATTCTGTTTTCACATCTTCCATTTTGAAAAAAGCGTGCTATAATAGAAAATAGATTGAAGTTAGTGGCGCGGATTGGGGTACCGTGACGTAAGCGCCTTCGGCATCTGTGGCGAACAATGTGCGTGCTGCTCTCACAATTGACGGAACGTTTTAAGGTGAGAGATGAGCGCGCACACGTACCCGAGCCTGAGAAATGCCGCAGGAATGCGGGACCTCCGGGACAGACAGACCCGGCAGGTTTCAGGCGAGTGTTCCACGGGAGGTTTTGCAGGCCGTTAGTACCGGGGGAACACAAGGGCGGGCAAAACGTAAAAGGACGTTCAACAACCCGTATACGTCCTTTCCCGAAAGGGTTGTACTGGGTGCTGCAACACCCTGGCGCGGGGAAATGGAAGGTGGAAGAAGTTACGAGGACGCTGTCAGCGCGTCCTCGTTTCAAAAAGAACAGAAAGGTGCAGGGGTGGCTCTGCGCCTTTTTGTGTTCAAGGAGGAAGCGGGTGTCCAAAACGTTCGTGCAATTTCGCACGGTAAAGTACGTTTTGGATACCCGCTTTTTTGGTATCTAAAAACGGTAAAAACAGGCCTGTGCCTGTTTTTATAAAAATATATACGCAATGTCCCACCTCCTCTTTCATATTTTTTTCAAACACGGCGGGGAGGTTGAGTTTACAGGAGGAGGTGGGACGGTATGAGCAATCTGATTGCAGTCTTCTTAATATTTTGCACCACAGCTGTAAGTATTGTTGCCATTTTAGCCTTATCTGGCTACCGCAAAGTTAAATTTGAAGCAAAAATTGAAGCGGATAAGGTTAAAGCTGAAGTCAACATCGAAGCTGAAGAAGACATAAAAAAATGAGCTGCACGTTGCACAGCTCATACGGCGTATATATTTTTATCCAAAACAACCTCTCCGCCTCCATTATATCAAAAAAAGAAGGTGAAAACAATGGTCGGTGCCGTTGCAATCGTGGCAACAACCTGCCTTACTATCATAATAATCATTGCAATTACTTATCTTTATAAATGGTTCAAATAATATCAAAAAAAACGAAGGAGGAAGCGGGTATCCAAAACGCTGTGTGGTTTTTACGCACAAAAATGTGTTTTGAATACCCGCTTTTTTGCTTTCCAAAAACGAAAGGAGGATATTTGAATGAACATGCAATATAAAGCCGCTCAGAGATTCTGGGGCAAAGTTGAAGAGGAAAACACCGTTGCTGACGGCTTGCAGTACTTCAAATGCAGCTGCGGCGACGGATATGTTATAGACCAAAACAGACTGCCGGGAGGGAAACATAACTTCATGAGCTTCGCCGGGAGTTATATAATTCACTCCAGCGACTGGAGGGAACTGGCGAAGCTCAGTCCGCAGTTTGCGTATGCAGTTTACCAAACGCAAACTGCTCTCAAACGGCTTTACAGGTCATTTGAGGACTTCCGGCAGGCTGTTTTGGGGAAATAAAAACGGAAAGGAGGATGTCACAATGCAGAGAGTGCCTGAACCGCACCCGACGTGCCAAAGGTGCGGAAGGCCCTTGAAAAACCCGCACTCGGTTGAGCTGGGTTTGGGGCCGACGTGCGCAAGAAAAATATACGCCGAAAGACAGGTTACAATGGATCTTTCGACGTATGTCAGCAAGAAGGCGGCGGTATAAAAACAAGGGGGAATATGATATAATGGCAATAAGGAAAAAAGAAAGAGAGTGGTGTCAAATGCCCGATGACAGGAATGGTGAACGAATAGCAAAAATAGAGGGTATGTTAGAACAAATGGATAAAAGATTAAGCAATGTAGAAGGGTATAATAAATGGATAATTGGTATTTTGATAACAATGTGGGTAACAATAATCGGTGCCATTCTTTTTAAATAACTAGTTCAAATAACAAGTAGAAAGCACATCCAAAACTTTAAAAAGTTTTCGGATGTGCTTTTTCTTTTCCCAAAAACGGAAAGGAGAGATGAACATGTCCGTGCCGGTTGCGGTGCTGCTGTTAATGGGTATCTGCTTCATAAGCGGATACTCATTCGGCAGAGATAGCGTCAAGAGAGAAAGGAGAGAGAAAAATGTTTGAATTGGAAGCCATTGAAACAGAAAACATCGAACCGGTGGAAGAGCTGATCGACGATCAGCTCGGTAACACCGGTGACGAAGTCTGGCATATAAAGGATGACAATACGGCCGATTGGGCCATTGAAAAAATCAGGGCCCTTAAGGCCGAATATGCCAGAAAGGAGAAAGTTGCTCAGGCCAAAATACGACAGATACAGGATTGGCTTGAGCAACAAAAAAGGCGGGGGGACAGTTCAATTGCCTTTTTCGAGGGCAAATTGAGGGAATACTTTGAAACCCTTAATGAAAAAGCCCTCAAAAAGAGCAAAACTCAACTATCATACAGTCTGCCTGCTGGCAAGTTAATACTCAAGCAACAGCAACCCAAGTTTATCATAGATGATACAAAGCTGCTTGAGTGGCTAAAACAGTCCGGTAAATCTAAATTTATACGTGTTAAAGAAGAGCCGGACTGGGCGAGCCTGAAGAAGTTCGCGACCGTCATCGCAGACAAAATTGTTGATGAAAACGGCGAGATTGTGGACGGGGTGAAGGTCGTCGAGCAGGCTCCAAAGTTCGTTATTGAAATCAATGAGGGAGATTGATTCTTCCTCATCGATTTTTAAATAAAGAAAGGAGAGGTTCTTATGGTACTTAACAGGTACGGGCAAAAAATAAAGACAATTAACGGCACTTTCTTTGTTGGCCAGCGTGTTGTGGCCAATCAGGGAAAGTACCGTGGACTAAAAGGGACGATAACAGAAATCCGCACCGGGGAAGGCACACACGTGCGTGTGGCCTTCAGAAAGCTGGAGGATGCGGACGATTTGCCCGATGTGGGTATCGTATCCGTATCTTCCATCCAACCGGACAGGAGCAGGGTCACCTGCCCGGACTGTGGAGCACAGTTAGTTCCGGGCAGCGGATGCTTTTACTGTCCGTGGTGCGGGTTTAGTTACTGCAAGTAAAAAATTTTAAAGGAGGAATGTAAGATGATTAAAGGTTTATCGGAAATAAGGAGACTGCCGAGGATCGGGAAAATCCACCTCGGCGTAAAGGATGAAACGAACAAGGGCGCGAAGTATCCACGTGCGGTGGACTACTTCGTGGTCAAACTTGACGAGAACACGCCTGAGAGTTCTGTCAACGCTTTTAAGTCTATATACGGCGACCGTCCGAAAGAGCTGGATATCATATTCCCTTCGGACGACCCCAACAGGTTCTTCCCGCAGTGGCTGAAACGTTACGGCGGAGGTAAGCTGCTGTGCAAGGGTGACGGCGAAACGGCGCAGCAGGTGGACGCCCAGACAGGCGAGATAAAGGAAATTCCATGCCTGTACATGGAGTGTCCGCACTACAAGAAGAAACACTGTAAATCCGTCGGGAATCTAAAATTCCTTATTCAGGGAATACCCGGCGGTGTGTGGCAGATAGACACCAGCTCGTACTATTCCATAGTAAACATCAACAGCGCAATTGACATCATAAAATCTGCAAACGGCGGCCACATAGCGGGTATACCGTTAAAACTGGTAAGAAACCCAATAAAAGTGACGGCCGACGGCAAGCCGAAAACCATATATGTTCTAAATCTGTATCAACCCCAGCCCCAGCCGACCAAGGAAGAACCAAAAACGGAAAACAGTGGAGTTGACGGCGAACCGGAGCTGCCGGATTCGGACGATCTGCCGGAGGATTTGTTCCCGGACGACGAACCCGAACCGGAGCCGGTTGAGCAGGTTAAAAATACGTCGGAGGAGCAGACCGAAAACAATACCGTACCAAATGTATCTGAATATGAACCAAATTTCAACGACTGCTTAATAGTGCAATCGATCGCATATGAACTCATCAATGGCAAAAAGTTTGCCAGAATCGAGGTGTGTGATACGAACGGCGAGAACGGCAGGGTAGTATATCCAAAAGACCCAAGGCCTATTATCAAAGCAGGACAATATGCAGTATTGAAAGACTGCAAAATAACAAAAATGGGCGAACGAGATGTGCTTGAGTCATACGAGGTCTTGGGGCAAAAAGAAGCAATGTAAAGCAAGCGGGCGGAAACAACCTTTGCCCTGCTTGCTTCGCCTTCACCAAAGCTAGGGAGGGATAGAATGATTTTCAAAGTTCCCATAACGTTCATATCTTCAGGTTATATTTATGTTGAGGCAAATGACATAGATGAAGCTATACAAAAAGTTCACCAAGGGGAAGGGGAAATCGACTTTTGGGAAACGGAATTTGTAGAAAATTCCGTCCAGATAATTGATAAAAACGAAATAGAAACTATCTAAAAAGATAAAGTTGGATGAGCGCGTCTAAAAACTTTTTTGAATGAGTTTTTGGACGCGCTTTTTTGTTACCTAAAAAAGAAAGGATGAGAAAAATGTTCGTGCAGATGTGGGGTTGCGATGTAGATATACAATTCAGCAAACATGCCCTTAAAAGAATATCAGAAAGAAACATTCTGAAGGAAATAATAATCAATGATCTTATAACATCTGAAAATAAAATCGGCGAATTAAAAAACAATCAAAGATTTGCTCTGATAGACAAAACGACCAATACGACAATCATTGCACAAATCAGGGATTTCGGAGAAACAATCATGATAATAACTGTTGTTGACAAAGCAGAAAAGTTCAAAACAAAATACCATACGGATGTTATAATATATATAAATTAAAAATTGAATAACGAGTATGCCGTTGGTCGAAACAGTGCATACTCATTCTATGCCTCAATGCACTCTTTCGACAATTTAAAGAAAGAGGTGTAAGTATGAAATTTGAACTGCTTATTTCTGAAGATGTTGAAAAAGACATTCAAGCATTCGGCATAACAAAGAAAAACGTAGAAAAAAGGATGCGTCAAATATTTTCGTACATTCCAAAAGACTACGATTTTGTAGACACCACTATCGACAAGTACGGCAAAACGTACCGAATCATGTTCGGTGTCTGCGGAATTGAAAAAGACAAAATAACCGTCGAATGCTTGAGTATTTCAGACCCCGAGAGGAAGCCAACGGGGCCAACCGTTAAGGAATATTTACAAAAAAGAAATGTCAGAGAAGTCAACTAAAAGATAAAGAAGGATTGAGCGCGTCTAAAAACTTTTGAATAAGTTTTTGGACGCGCTTTTTTTGTTGTCTGAAAAAAAGGAGGAGTTCAGGTGTTTAAAAAACTGTCAGCTCTATGTATTGCTGTTGCCGTCCTGCTTGCCGCGGCCTGCTCAATCCATGCAGCGACACAGGATAAAACAAAAGTGTCCGTGCTTCTGTACCACCATTTTTACACGCAGGAGCAGGCGGAACGGTTCAAAGGCAACGATGCAGCAATGCCCATTGAAGAGTTTGCCGAACAGATGAAGTACCTGCACGACAACGGGTACAAAACAGTAATGCTTAAAGATTTGCAGGACTTCATTCAAGGCAAGAAGATATTGTCGCCCAAAAGCGTTGCAATTGTCATGGACGATGGGTACGAAAGCAACTACACGCTGGCTTATCCGATACTCAAAAAATACGGGTACACAGCTGCAGTATTCGTCATTGCAGGCTCAATACAAAATTCGCCGCACTGCACAAGGCCCGTATCCACTCCGCACATGACGATGGACGAAATAAGAAAGGCGGAAGATGTGTTCACGTACGGCAGCCACACCTACAACATGCACAGTGCACAAAACGGCGTGCCGTACCTGCTTGTCAAAAGCGACGGCGACATCATGGCCGATCTTCTGGCAAGCAGGTGGATATTAAACGGAACGCCGTACTTTGCATACCCGTACGGAGCGTACAACGAACACCTGATAAACCTGCTGAAGCGTGCAGGGTTCACAATGGCATTCACGACGAAACGAGGGTATGTGGTGCAGGGAGCTGACCCGTACGCACTTCCGCGGTTTCCGGTACTGCCGGAAACAAGCATGGAGCAGTTCAAAAAGATTGTTGAAGGCAGAGATTGATTTCTCTGCCTTTTTCATTTCAAAAAAGTGGAGGATTACATTAAAGACTGCAACCACTATGCAAAAACTGTTGCGGATATGGAAGGTGCACTGACGGTAGCAAGATACAGACTGGAAGGCGAAGAGTATCGCGAGTATATTGCTAATCTTGATAGAAACCGAAAAATCGCTCACGATGCTCTGATTGCCTCAACAAAGCTTTTAAACAAGCTTTGCAAAATATACGGCGAACCGGCTATTTACACCGGTGGGGAGAGCAGGATAGAAATAGCCAAGTTTGCCATAGCAGTCACAGACGAGCTGGTTACAACAAGAACTTTGTAGAAAAGAGAGGAGGATATGAGAATGTGGATCAAAGTGCAAGGTGAAAACAAAATCGTTGAAATAAAAGGTGAAATCTTCGTAGAAAACCTGGATGACAGAGGACTTGTATGCGGAACTCTCAGAAACGGTTCTGCCATTTTGGGAACATACTCTCCCAAAAAGGCAGAAAAAGTTTTCAGAGAGATCTGGATAGCCATTGCAAGCGGAAGAAACTGGTTTGAAAT
Proteins encoded:
- a CDS encoding ParB/RepB/Spo0J family partition protein translates to MEMIDVSLLREHPRNSEFFDDIEGDRWKEFLESIRTSGIIVPLIVTRDYLIVSGNQRYRAAKKLGLKQVPCEVRDYHDKNGVPAEDLILKDLIETNLRQRGLGNLNPMKMARCILELERIYGIKHGGSRKDENNYQELPGSSWMKSQSDLAKDIGISEARLKQLKKLNDLIPELQRLVEERKLSSKSAEQLAYLDEEVQRQVVSVLGDEIGKMSLEQAKAIRKEAEENIQSLIEELNRVKEENAQRDIELQTVRQELMKKGDELKRYESKTIETEQKVRELEQSEDVIPDNVRQEIEMLKKKRDELQTEIEEVQKEIEQLKKTLEKKDESYNKLKAEYETLKYHSEKKYEHNISGKPDYVDYAYAVSEFLKKVSPYVYYADKFAEMDDEEREKWLEKADYVQIWVDDFKAALRKNKGGGNPAKVIYLERNDKDRKD
- a CDS encoding S1 RNA-binding domain-containing protein, with translation MAIKMENWIDIYASRQSGKILTGTLSAVERVKWGDEEIPCAVVFYNGVKVIIPFSEMNVREDIHVIRSMMGAEIDFVVRAIDTENEMAMASRKYAMELRRKLELPKHKEGDIIQVRVDAVGRDAVYVEAYGIEARIPKSEVDYGFVRDLSEYVQVGDRVLAKIKKLDLENGKITLSIKETKPDPRTTIKKKYSVGGEYLATVTGMDYYGVFVNLEQGVDALCVLPNWSDFNVSPGDKLLVKITRINEKEGKITAKMVRVVKRAV
- a CDS encoding DUF5697 family protein yields the protein MYFTHRQKQALNIIKEYGCAGKNQIKTLTKCADKDINMLISQRYVEKHGDVLTVPAGKPDIRTLMSLEVLVHFSKDLKWHVKADFPYIITFHAGGKVYDVTAVTEEDVILGPAIERVRTENTIVVVQDIDIINRLNIKRNVLYCTVKPIKWYRKEGQHP
- a CDS encoding DUF6011 domain-containing protein is translated as MQRVPEPHPTCQRCGRPLKNPHSVELGLGPTCARKIYAERQVTMDLSTYVSKKAAV
- a CDS encoding host-nuclease inhibitor Gam family protein; its protein translation is MFELEAIETENIEPVEELIDDQLGNTGDEVWHIKDDNTADWAIEKIRALKAEYARKEKVAQAKIRQIQDWLEQQKRRGDSSIAFFEGKLREYFETLNEKALKKSKTQLSYSLPAGKLILKQQQPKFIIDDTKLLEWLKQSGKSKFIRVKEEPDWASLKKFATVIADKIVDENGEIVDGVKVVEQAPKFVIEINEGD
- a CDS encoding recombination directionality factor, yielding MIKGLSEIRRLPRIGKIHLGVKDETNKGAKYPRAVDYFVVKLDENTPESSVNAFKSIYGDRPKELDIIFPSDDPNRFFPQWLKRYGGGKLLCKGDGETAQQVDAQTGEIKEIPCLYMECPHYKKKHCKSVGNLKFLIQGIPGGVWQIDTSSYYSIVNINSAIDIIKSANGGHIAGIPLKLVRNPIKVTADGKPKTIYVLNLYQPQPQPTKEEPKTENSGVDGEPELPDSDDLPEDLFPDDEPEPEPVEQVKNTSEEQTENNTVPNVSEYEPNFNDCLIVQSIAYELINGKKFARIEVCDTNGENGRVVYPKDPRPIIKAGQYAVLKDCKITKMGERDVLESYEVLGQKEAM
- a CDS encoding polysaccharide deacetylase family protein, coding for MFKKLSALCIAVAVLLAAACSIHAATQDKTKVSVLLYHHFYTQEQAERFKGNDAAMPIEEFAEQMKYLHDNGYKTVMLKDLQDFIQGKKILSPKSVAIVMDDGYESNYTLAYPILKKYGYTAAVFVIAGSIQNSPHCTRPVSTPHMTMDEIRKAEDVFTYGSHTYNMHSAQNGVPYLLVKSDGDIMADLLASRWILNGTPYFAYPYGAYNEHLINLLKRAGFTMAFTTKRGYVVQGADPYALPRFPVLPETSMEQFKKIVEGRD
- a CDS encoding DUF3232 domain-containing protein; translation: MEDYIKDCNHYAKTVADMEGALTVARYRLEGEEYREYIANLDRNRKIAHDALIASTKLLNKLCKIYGEPAIYTGGESRIEIAKFAIAVTDELVTTRTL